The following proteins come from a genomic window of Denitromonas sp.:
- a CDS encoding thioesterase family protein: MTEPRILLHTTRIPVRWGDMDAYRHVNNTIYFRFCEQARVEWLEAAGFAVSLDQSEGPVIINAACTFMIPINYPATVVVRLYAGAPGRSSVMNWYEIGIEGDERVFAEGSAKVVWMNHLTGKSVPLPETLRAMLEN, encoded by the coding sequence ATGACAGAACCGCGAATTTTGCTGCACACCACGCGCATCCCCGTCCGCTGGGGCGACATGGACGCCTATCGTCATGTGAACAACACGATCTATTTCCGCTTTTGCGAGCAGGCGCGGGTCGAGTGGCTGGAGGCGGCCGGGTTTGCCGTCTCGCTGGATCAGAGCGAGGGGCCGGTGATCATCAATGCCGCGTGTACGTTCATGATTCCGATCAACTATCCGGCCACGGTGGTCGTCCGGTTGTATGCCGGTGCGCCCGGACGCAGCAGCGTCATGAACTGGTACGAAATCGGCATCGAGGGCGATGAGCGGGTGTTTGCCGAAGGCAGCGCCAAGGTTGTGTGGATGAACCATTTGACCGGAAAATCGGTACCCTTGCCCGAGACGCTGCGGGCGATGCTGGAAAATTAA
- a CDS encoding electron transfer flavoprotein-ubiquinone oxidoreductase, protein MERESMEFDILVVGGGPAGLSAAIRLKQLATEAGKEVSVCLIEKAAEIGAHTLSGAVLDTRALDELLPDWKSMGAPITTEVSEDRFVMLNETGSRQLPNALLPDCFLNHGNYIVRLGNVVKWLGEQAEAAGVEVYPGFAGAEVLYDDNGAVKGVVTGDMGVGRDGEPGPNYQPGMELHAKYTFFAEGVRGHLGKSLETRYELRKNCDPQTYGIGIKELWEIDPAKHKPGLVMHTAGWPLDNHTYGGSFMYHLEDNLVAVGFVVGLNYSNPYLSPYEEFQRYKLHPDVRSFLEGGKRLSYGARAIAAGGLQSLPELVFPGGALIGCDAGFLNAARIKGTHSAIKSGMLAAEAAFAALGAERERDTLSAYPEAFKASWLYTELRKTRNFKAYMSKGLWMGSLLFGIDQRLFGGKTPWTLHNTADHGKLKPAAECTPIDYPKPDGVLTFDRLSSVFLSNTNHEEEQPCHLQLKNPAVAIDTNLAIYDAPEQRYCPAGVYEIVREGDTPRLQINAQNCVHCKTCDIKDPTQNINWVTPQGGEGPIYQGM, encoded by the coding sequence ATGGAACGCGAATCCATGGAGTTCGACATTCTCGTCGTCGGCGGCGGGCCGGCCGGTCTGTCGGCAGCCATTCGCCTCAAGCAACTGGCGACCGAAGCCGGCAAGGAAGTGTCCGTCTGCCTGATCGAGAAGGCCGCCGAGATCGGCGCCCACACGCTCTCCGGCGCGGTACTCGACACACGAGCGCTCGACGAGCTGCTGCCCGACTGGAAATCCATGGGCGCGCCCATCACCACCGAGGTGAGCGAAGACCGCTTCGTCATGCTCAACGAAACCGGTTCGCGCCAGCTGCCCAATGCGCTGCTGCCCGACTGTTTCCTCAACCACGGCAACTACATCGTCCGCCTCGGCAATGTCGTCAAATGGCTTGGCGAGCAGGCCGAAGCGGCCGGCGTCGAGGTGTATCCCGGCTTTGCCGGCGCCGAGGTGCTGTATGACGACAACGGCGCGGTCAAGGGCGTGGTCACCGGCGACATGGGCGTTGGCCGCGACGGCGAGCCCGGCCCCAATTATCAGCCCGGCATGGAGCTGCACGCCAAGTACACCTTCTTCGCCGAAGGCGTGCGCGGTCATCTGGGCAAGTCGCTCGAAACCCGCTACGAGCTGCGCAAGAACTGCGACCCGCAGACCTACGGTATCGGCATCAAGGAGCTGTGGGAAATCGATCCGGCCAAGCACAAGCCGGGGCTGGTGATGCACACCGCCGGCTGGCCGCTGGACAACCACACCTACGGCGGCTCCTTCATGTATCACCTGGAGGACAACCTGGTGGCCGTCGGCTTTGTGGTCGGCCTCAACTACAGCAACCCCTACCTGTCGCCCTACGAAGAATTCCAGCGCTACAAGCTGCACCCGGATGTGCGTAGCTTCCTCGAAGGCGGCAAGCGCCTGTCGTATGGCGCCCGCGCCATCGCCGCCGGCGGCCTGCAGTCGCTGCCCGAGCTGGTGTTCCCGGGTGGCGCGCTGATCGGCTGTGACGCTGGCTTCCTCAACGCGGCACGCATCAAGGGCACGCACAGCGCCATCAAGTCCGGCATGCTGGCCGCCGAGGCCGCCTTTGCCGCCCTGGGCGCCGAGCGCGAGCGTGACACGCTGAGCGCCTACCCCGAGGCCTTCAAGGCCAGCTGGCTCTACACCGAGCTGCGCAAGACGCGCAACTTCAAGGCCTACATGAGCAAGGGCCTGTGGATGGGGTCCCTCCTCTTCGGCATCGACCAGCGCCTGTTCGGCGGCAAGACGCCCTGGACGCTGCACAACACGGCCGACCACGGCAAGCTCAAGCCGGCCGCCGAGTGCACGCCGATCGACTACCCGAAGCCCGACGGCGTACTCACCTTCGACCGCCTGTCCTCGGTCTTCCTCTCGAACACCAACCACGAGGAAGAACAGCCCTGCCATCTGCAGCTGAAGAACCCGGCCGTGGCGATCGACACCAACCTGGCGATCTACGACGCCCCCGAGCAGCGCTACTGCCCGGCCGGGGTCTATGAGATCGTGCGCGAGGGCGACACACCGCGCCTGCAGATCAATGCGCAGAACTGTGTGCACTGCAAGACCTGCGATATCAAGGACCCGACCCAGAACATCAACTGGGTGACGCCGCAGGGCGGCGAAGGGCCGATCTACCAGGGCATGTAA
- the ligA gene encoding NAD-dependent DNA ligase LigA, with the protein MAVPESAVQRAEALRAELLRHAHAYYVLDAPTVPDAEYDRLFEELQALEHDFPELRTPDSPTQRVGGSPLPELAEVQHAVPMLSIYTETDKSAQGALAFDARVRRGLGLDDTDPAVRYSAELKFDGLAISLRYEHGVLVRAATRGDGQTGEDVTHTVRTIGQIPLRLRGDAPDVLEVRGEIYMRRDDFERLNATQRERGEKTFVNPRNTAAGAIRQLDPAVTRRRPLSFFAYGLGQSAGWAEPATHSGLLDALAGFGFPVCEHRCVTDGPAGLIDFHARIEAQRDALPYDIDGVVYKVDDRALQRELGFVSREPRWAVAHKYPAQEEMTRLLDIEIQVGRTGALTPVARLAPVFVGGVTVTNATLHNEDEIRRKDVRIGDQVIVRRAGDVIPEIVGPVLAHRDGSEREFVMPTVCPVCGSHAVRGEDEAVARCSGGLFCAAQRTQAIIHFASRKALDIEGLGDKLIEQLVEQGLVKTAADLFSLSVDTLAALERMAQKSAANVVAAIDKSRNTTLQRFIYALGIRNVGESTARDLARHFGGLDALLAADAAALLAVPDVGPIVAQCIVEFFAEPHNRDVIAALRAAGIRWDEHEPAQAASGPLAGKTLVITGTLPSLSRDEARALVEAAGGKVAGSVSKKTDYLVAGEAAGSKLAKAESLGVPVLDEAALHALLAGGDTNLLTESST; encoded by the coding sequence ATGGCGGTTCCTGAATCTGCGGTGCAGCGCGCCGAGGCGCTGCGCGCCGAATTGCTGCGCCATGCCCATGCCTATTACGTGCTCGATGCGCCTACGGTGCCCGATGCCGAGTACGACCGCCTGTTTGAAGAACTCCAGGCGCTCGAACACGATTTCCCCGAACTGCGCACGCCCGATTCGCCCACCCAGCGCGTGGGCGGCTCGCCGCTGCCGGAACTTGCCGAGGTCCAGCATGCCGTACCCATGCTGTCGATCTACACCGAGACCGACAAGAGCGCCCAAGGCGCCTTGGCCTTCGACGCGCGGGTGCGCCGCGGGCTCGGTCTGGACGACACCGACCCGGCCGTACGCTATTCGGCCGAACTGAAATTCGATGGCCTGGCTATCAGTCTACGCTACGAGCACGGCGTGCTGGTCCGCGCGGCGACCCGGGGTGATGGGCAGACCGGCGAGGACGTGACCCACACCGTGCGCACCATCGGCCAGATCCCGCTGCGTCTGCGGGGCGACGCGCCCGATGTGCTGGAGGTGCGCGGTGAAATCTACATGCGCCGTGACGACTTCGAGCGCCTCAACGCGACCCAGCGTGAGCGCGGCGAAAAAACCTTCGTCAACCCACGCAACACCGCCGCGGGTGCCATTCGCCAGCTCGATCCGGCGGTGACGCGGCGGCGCCCGCTGTCATTCTTCGCCTATGGCCTGGGGCAGTCCGCGGGCTGGGCCGAACCGGCGACCCACAGCGGCCTGCTCGATGCCTTGGCCGGCTTTGGCTTCCCGGTGTGCGAGCATCGCTGCGTGACGGACGGGCCTGCCGGCCTGATCGACTTCCATGCCCGGATCGAGGCGCAGCGCGATGCCTTGCCCTACGACATCGACGGGGTGGTGTACAAGGTCGACGATCGCGCCTTGCAGCGTGAGCTCGGCTTCGTCAGCCGAGAGCCGCGCTGGGCCGTGGCCCACAAGTACCCCGCGCAGGAGGAGATGACCCGTCTGCTGGACATTGAAATCCAGGTCGGCCGCACCGGGGCACTGACGCCGGTGGCGCGGCTGGCACCGGTGTTTGTCGGCGGCGTGACGGTCACCAACGCGACCTTGCACAACGAGGACGAGATCCGGCGCAAGGATGTGCGCATCGGCGACCAGGTGATCGTGCGCCGTGCCGGCGATGTGATTCCCGAAATCGTCGGTCCGGTGCTGGCCCATCGCGACGGCTCCGAGCGTGAGTTCGTCATGCCCACAGTGTGCCCGGTGTGTGGCTCGCACGCCGTGCGCGGCGAGGATGAAGCGGTGGCGCGCTGCTCCGGCGGGCTGTTCTGCGCGGCGCAACGCACCCAGGCCATCATCCACTTTGCCAGCCGCAAGGCGCTGGATATCGAAGGCCTCGGCGACAAGCTGATCGAGCAACTGGTGGAGCAGGGCCTGGTCAAGACGGCGGCCGACCTGTTCTCGCTGTCGGTGGACACGCTGGCCGCCCTGGAGCGGATGGCGCAGAAGTCGGCCGCCAACGTGGTGGCCGCCATCGACAAGAGCCGAAACACGACGCTGCAACGCTTCATCTACGCCCTGGGGATTCGCAATGTGGGCGAGTCGACGGCGCGCGACCTGGCCCGGCACTTCGGCGGCCTCGACGCGCTGCTGGCGGCCGATGCGGCGGCGCTGCTGGCGGTGCCCGATGTCGGGCCAATCGTGGCACAGTGCATCGTCGAATTCTTTGCCGAGCCGCATAATCGCGATGTCATTGCCGCCTTGCGTGCGGCGGGTATCCGCTGGGATGAACACGAACCGGCGCAGGCGGCGAGCGGGCCGCTGGCCGGTAAAACGCTGGTCATCACCGGCACCTTACCCTCGCTGTCGCGTGACGAAGCGCGGGCGCTGGTCGAGGCGGCCGGCGGCAAGGTGGCCGGTTCGGTGTCGAAAAAAACCGATTATCTCGTCGCGGGTGAGGCGGCCGGCAGCAAGCTGGCCAAGGCCGAGTCGCTGGGCGTTCCGGTGCTCGATGAAGCGGCACTGCACGCCTTGCTCGCCGGCGGCGACACGAATTTGCTTACGGAGTCATCAACATGA
- a CDS encoding cell division protein ZipA C-terminal FtsZ-binding domain-containing protein, which yields MAISELQLGLIGAGVVAVVGVLAYNKWQERKAQKHAEKAFRSEHRDVLFEPSLSADTPLDIPDDSSPPEPAASPAPAVAPRSVAPAEVGRKAPAVPAEVDERVDCVQRIESIEPLVAGRVWLAQQTELAGLSKPVGWFAFDEGRNKWISLERDSGEAHHWFCAAMQMVDRRGPINDADFTRFTDGVQRLADQFMAIPASPLARAEALGRAEELDRFCASVDVQIGVNLVSRGAPFAGTKLRGLVEAQGMRLRGDGLFHAEDDDGNSQFVLGNLEPTMMSAEGMRDLQTRGLTLIVDVPRVAEGAQVFDRMMLVARQLADTLDADLVDDNRSPFGPEAAKVIRGQIQQFQAQMREYGLPAGSALAMRLFAA from the coding sequence ATGGCAATCAGTGAGTTGCAACTGGGTTTGATCGGTGCCGGCGTGGTCGCGGTGGTCGGCGTGCTTGCGTACAACAAGTGGCAGGAACGCAAGGCGCAGAAGCATGCCGAAAAGGCCTTCCGGTCCGAGCATCGGGATGTTCTGTTCGAGCCCAGCCTGTCGGCTGATACGCCGCTGGACATCCCCGACGACAGCTCGCCACCCGAGCCCGCGGCCAGCCCCGCGCCGGCGGTCGCGCCGCGCTCGGTGGCGCCGGCCGAAGTCGGGCGCAAGGCGCCGGCCGTGCCGGCCGAGGTGGACGAGCGGGTCGATTGCGTGCAGCGCATCGAGTCGATCGAGCCGCTGGTGGCCGGGCGGGTCTGGCTGGCGCAGCAGACCGAACTGGCCGGGCTGTCCAAACCGGTGGGCTGGTTCGCCTTTGATGAGGGCCGGAACAAGTGGATCAGCCTCGAGCGCGACAGCGGCGAAGCCCACCACTGGTTCTGCGCTGCAATGCAGATGGTCGACCGCCGTGGCCCGATCAACGATGCCGACTTCACCCGTTTTACCGATGGCGTGCAGCGCCTGGCCGACCAGTTCATGGCCATCCCGGCCTCGCCGCTGGCGCGCGCCGAAGCGCTGGGTCGTGCCGAAGAGCTCGATCGCTTCTGCGCCAGCGTCGATGTCCAGATCGGCGTCAACCTGGTCAGCCGTGGTGCGCCCTTTGCCGGTACCAAGCTGCGCGGCCTCGTCGAAGCCCAGGGCATGCGGCTGCGCGGCGACGGCCTGTTCCATGCCGAAGATGACGACGGCAACAGCCAGTTTGTGCTTGGCAACCTCGAGCCGACGATGATGAGCGCCGAAGGCATGCGTGACCTGCAGACCCGCGGGCTGACCCTGATCGTCGACGTGCCCCGTGTGGCCGAAGGCGCGCAGGTGTTCGACCGCATGATGCTGGTCGCCCGCCAGCTGGCCGACACGCTGGACGCCGACCTGGTCGACGACAACCGCAGCCCGTTCGGGCCGGAGGCGGCCAAGGTCATTCGCGGCCAGATCCAACAGTTTCAGGCGCAGATGCGCGAATACGGCCTGCCGGCCGGCAGTGCGCTGGCGATGCGCCTGTTCGCAGCGTAA